A stretch of the Helicoverpa zea isolate HzStark_Cry1AcR chromosome 29, ilHelZeax1.1, whole genome shotgun sequence genome encodes the following:
- the LOC124644206 gene encoding uncharacterized protein LOC124644206, protein MVHPGKTRSTHHSVRFTGDDMPKYKPIVSDSTDSPNYVSSATYPGQDSGAPSPDACSFQPAAQRYRVNEQRIKLLTSINQIVQQRADLESNRVTLSNLLDELRRKLKRRIDECHFEKKERMKALKQANQRLEKEKFNIVAEIEHLKRHLDKEEAHHMQHARSAVAQAIQGVVTKCPVPDSFFTPCSMADLPSAVSRSVAKNAPSRNADNKLAAARLMRDIAELRQRVAQVEARLANELRRKRQAELDIIRLRKELSSTKSYVASLRMPPPPLRKQCSKFA, encoded by the exons ATGGTGCACCCCGGCAAGACTCGGAGCACTCATCACTCCGTCAGATTTACCGGCGATGACATGCCCAAATACAAGCCTATTGTCAGC GACTCAACGGACTCCCCGAACTATGTCAGCTCGGCGACGTACCCAGGGCAGGACTCGGGCGCTCCGAGTCCTGATGCCTGCAGCTTCCAACCAGCCGCGCAGAGATACCGGGTCAATGAACAGC GTATCAAGCTCCTGACTTCCATCAACCAGATAGTGCAACAGCGTGCAGACTTGGAGTCCAACCGCGTGACGCTGTCGAACCTTCTAGATGAGCTGCGGAGGAAGCTGAAGCGGCGGATAGACGAGTGCCACTTCGAGAAGAAGGAgaggatgaaa GCTTTAAAACAAGCGAACCAGCGTCTTGAAAAGGAGAAGTTCAACATCGTCGCCGAGATCGAACACCTGAAGAGACACTTGGACAAGGAGGAGGCTCATCACATGCAGCACGCCAGGTCTGCTGTCGCTCAG GCTATCCAAGGCGTGGTGACGAAGTGCCCCGTGCCCGACAGCTTCTTCACGCCCTGCTCGATGGCAGACCTCCCCAGTGCGGTCAGTAGGAGTGTTGCTAAAAACGCACCGTCTAGGAAC GCTGACAACAAGCTGGCGGCTGCTCGGCTGATGAGAGATATAGCTGAGCTGAGGCAGCGAGTGGCGCAGGTGGAGGCACGGCTTGCTAATGAGTTGAGG CGTAAGAGACAGGCTGAGCTCGACATTATTCGTCTGAGGAAGGAGCTCTCCAGCACCAAGAGTTACGTGGCTTCACTGCGTATGCCGCCGCCACCACTGCGCAAGCAGTGCTCCAAGTTCGCTTAG
- the LOC124644170 gene encoding 60S ribosomal protein L32 translates to MAIRPVYRPTIVKKRTKRFIRHQSDRYDKLKRNWRKPRGIDNRVRRRFKGQYLMPNIGYGSNKKTRHMLPNGFRKVLVHNVRELEILMMQNRKYCAEIAHGVSSKKRKTIVERAQQLSIRVTNSAARLRSQENE, encoded by the exons ATGGCAATCCGCCCTGTATACAGGCCGACAATCGTCAAAAAGAGGACGAAAAGATTTATCCGCCATCAATCGGATCGCTATGACAAACTTAAGCGAAACTGGCGTAAACCCAGAG GTATTGACAACAGGGTCCGCAGGCGTTTCAAGGGTCAATACTTGATGCCCAACATCGGTTACGGATCAAACAAGAAGACTCGTCACATGCTACCCAATGGTTTCCGTAAG GTCCTGGTCCACAACGTGCGCGAGCTCGAGATCCTGATGATGCAGAACAGGAAATACTGCGCAGAAATCGCCCACGGCGTCTCCTCCAAGAAGCGCAAGACCATCGTGGAGCGAGCCCAGCAGCTCAGCATCAGGGTCACCAACTCTGCAGCCCGCCTCCGCAGCCAGGAGAACGAATAA
- the LOC124644061 gene encoding single-stranded DNA-binding protein 3 isoform X4, which translates to MYAKGKGSTVPSDAQAREKLALYVYEYLLHVGATKAAQTFLSEIRWEKNITLGEPPGFLHSWWCVFWDLYCAAPERRDTCEHSSEAKAFHDYGFVNSGYGVNGIGHNAGPAPPNDGMGGGGMPPGFFPNSPLRPSPPAPHPGSQPSPHGPQPQLMGTGQPFIGPWYSGGGPRGAVRMGMGNDFNGPPGQGMMGNSLERGGGGVLGGPRMTPPRPGMGPMSPGAYAAGMRGPPPQGPGMPPMGMGPRGAWAGGSGGGGGGGAAPLNYSGGSPGAYGAPPGSNGPPGPPTPIMPSPQDSSNSGLGGVDGMKSSPGGVGGGGPGTPREDSGSGMGDYNLIYF; encoded by the exons ATGTATGCCAAGGGCAAGGGCTCTACGGTGCCTTCGGACGCTCAGGCTCGCGAGAAATTGGCGCTCTATGTGTACGAATACTTGCTTCATGTCGGTGCGACCAAAGCGGCTCAAACATTTTTGTCAGAAATACGATGGGAGAAGAATATAACACTGGGCGAGCCGCCCGGGTTCCTCCACTCGTGGTGGTGCGTGTTCTGGGACCTGTACTGTGCCGCGCCGGAGCGACGGGACACTTGTGAGCACTCATCAGAAGCGAAGGCTTTCCACGACTATGGTTTTGTCAATTCTGGTTATGGAGTCAACGGTATCGGACACAACGCCGGCCCGGCGCCGCCCAACGACG GCATGGGCGGCGGAGGCATGCCCCCCGGATTCTTCCCTAACTCTCCACTCCGACCGTCACCGCCAGCCCCGCATCCCGGATCTCAGCCATCTCCCCACGGACCACAACCACAGCTAATGGGCACTGGACAGCCGTTTATAGGACCTTGGTACTCCGGTGGAGGACCGAGAGGAGCCGTACGGATGGGCATGGGCAATGATTTTAATGGGCCTCCAG GTCAGGGCATGATGGGCAATTCTCtggagcggggcggcggcggcgtgctGGGCGGGCCGCGCATGACGCCGCCGCGGCCCGGCATGGGGCCCATGAGCCCGGGCGCCTACGCCGCCGGCATGCGCGGCCCGCCGCCACAGGGACCAG GTATGCCACCAATGGGTATGGGACCTCGAGGCGCGTGGGCCGGGGGCagcggtggcggcggcggcggcggtgcgGCCCCGCTGAACTACTCAGGGGGCTCTCCGGGCGCGTACGGGGCCCCGCCGGGCAGCAACGGGCCCCCGGGCCCACCGACACCGATCATGCCAAGCCCACAAGACTCGTCCAATTCCG GGCTGGGGGGAGTCGAcggcatgaagtcgtcgcccgGAGGCGTGGGAGGGGGAGGGCCGGGAACTCCCCGGGAAGACTCTGGATCGGGAATGGGAGACTACAACTTAA tttatttttaa
- the LOC124644061 gene encoding single-stranded DNA-binding protein 3 isoform X3, which produces MYAKGKGSTVPSDAQAREKLALYVYEYLLHVGATKAAQTFLSEIRWEKNITLGEPPGFLHSWWCVFWDLYCAAPERRDTCEHSSEAKAFHDYGFVNSGYGVNGIGHNAGPAPPNDGMGGGGMPPGFFPNSPLRPSPPAPHPGSQPSPHGPQPQLMGTGQPFIGPWYSGGGPRGAVRMGMGNDFNGPPGQGMMGNSLERGGGGVLGGPRMTPPRPGMGPMSPGAYAAGMRGPPPQGPGMPPMGMGPRGAWAGGSGGGGGGGAAPLNYSGGSPGAYGAPPGSNGPPGPPTPIMPSPQDSSNSGGENMYTLMKPVGGALGAEFPLPADHGPASQHLPQQPATEGLGGVDGMKSSPGGVGGGGPGTPREDSGSGMGDYNLIYF; this is translated from the exons ATGTATGCCAAGGGCAAGGGCTCTACGGTGCCTTCGGACGCTCAGGCTCGCGAGAAATTGGCGCTCTATGTGTACGAATACTTGCTTCATGTCGGTGCGACCAAAGCGGCTCAAACATTTTTGTCAGAAATACGATGGGAGAAGAATATAACACTGGGCGAGCCGCCCGGGTTCCTCCACTCGTGGTGGTGCGTGTTCTGGGACCTGTACTGTGCCGCGCCGGAGCGACGGGACACTTGTGAGCACTCATCAGAAGCGAAGGCTTTCCACGACTATGGTTTTGTCAATTCTGGTTATGGAGTCAACGGTATCGGACACAACGCCGGCCCGGCGCCGCCCAACGACG GCATGGGCGGCGGAGGCATGCCCCCCGGATTCTTCCCTAACTCTCCACTCCGACCGTCACCGCCAGCCCCGCATCCCGGATCTCAGCCATCTCCCCACGGACCACAACCACAGCTAATGGGCACTGGACAGCCGTTTATAGGACCTTGGTACTCCGGTGGAGGACCGAGAGGAGCCGTACGGATGGGCATGGGCAATGATTTTAATGGGCCTCCAG GTCAGGGCATGATGGGCAATTCTCtggagcggggcggcggcggcgtgctGGGCGGGCCGCGCATGACGCCGCCGCGGCCCGGCATGGGGCCCATGAGCCCGGGCGCCTACGCCGCCGGCATGCGCGGCCCGCCGCCACAGGGACCAG GTATGCCACCAATGGGTATGGGACCTCGAGGCGCGTGGGCCGGGGGCagcggtggcggcggcggcggcggtgcgGCCCCGCTGAACTACTCAGGGGGCTCTCCGGGCGCGTACGGGGCCCCGCCGGGCAGCAACGGGCCCCCGGGCCCACCGACACCGATCATGCCAAGCCCACAAGACTCGTCCAATTCCG GGGGCGAGAACATGTACACACTGATGAAGCCGGTGGGCGGAGCGCTGGGGGCCGAGTTCCCTCTGCCCGCGGACCACGGCCCGGCGTCGCAGCACCTACCACAGCAGCCGGCCACTGAAG GGCTGGGGGGAGTCGAcggcatgaagtcgtcgcccgGAGGCGTGGGAGGGGGAGGGCCGGGAACTCCCCGGGAAGACTCTGGATCGGGAATGGGAGACTACAACTTAA tttatttttaa
- the LOC124644061 gene encoding single-stranded DNA-binding protein 4 isoform X1: protein MYAKGKGSTVPSDAQAREKLALYVYEYLLHVGATKAAQTFLSEIRWEKNITLGEPPGFLHSWWCVFWDLYCAAPERRDTCEHSSEAKAFHDYGFVNSGYGVNGIGHNAGPAPPNDGMGGGGMPPGFFPNSPLRPSPPAPHPGSQPSPHGPQPQLMGTGQPFIGPWYSGGGPRGAVRMGMGNDFNGPPGQGMMGNSLERGGGGVLGGPRMTPPRPGMGPMSPGAYAAGMRGPPPQGPGMPPMGMGPRGAWAGGSGGGGGGGAAPLNYSGGSPGAYGAPPGSNGPPGPPTPIMPSPQDSSNSGGENMYTLMKPVGGALGAEFPLPADHGPASQHLPQQPATEGLGGVDGMKSSPGGVGGGGPGTPREDSGSGMGDYNLSFGGPGGDQNDQTESAAILKIKESMQEEAKRFEKDPEHPDYFMQ from the exons ATGTATGCCAAGGGCAAGGGCTCTACGGTGCCTTCGGACGCTCAGGCTCGCGAGAAATTGGCGCTCTATGTGTACGAATACTTGCTTCATGTCGGTGCGACCAAAGCGGCTCAAACATTTTTGTCAGAAATACGATGGGAGAAGAATATAACACTGGGCGAGCCGCCCGGGTTCCTCCACTCGTGGTGGTGCGTGTTCTGGGACCTGTACTGTGCCGCGCCGGAGCGACGGGACACTTGTGAGCACTCATCAGAAGCGAAGGCTTTCCACGACTATGGTTTTGTCAATTCTGGTTATGGAGTCAACGGTATCGGACACAACGCCGGCCCGGCGCCGCCCAACGACG GCATGGGCGGCGGAGGCATGCCCCCCGGATTCTTCCCTAACTCTCCACTCCGACCGTCACCGCCAGCCCCGCATCCCGGATCTCAGCCATCTCCCCACGGACCACAACCACAGCTAATGGGCACTGGACAGCCGTTTATAGGACCTTGGTACTCCGGTGGAGGACCGAGAGGAGCCGTACGGATGGGCATGGGCAATGATTTTAATGGGCCTCCAG GTCAGGGCATGATGGGCAATTCTCtggagcggggcggcggcggcgtgctGGGCGGGCCGCGCATGACGCCGCCGCGGCCCGGCATGGGGCCCATGAGCCCGGGCGCCTACGCCGCCGGCATGCGCGGCCCGCCGCCACAGGGACCAG GTATGCCACCAATGGGTATGGGACCTCGAGGCGCGTGGGCCGGGGGCagcggtggcggcggcggcggcggtgcgGCCCCGCTGAACTACTCAGGGGGCTCTCCGGGCGCGTACGGGGCCCCGCCGGGCAGCAACGGGCCCCCGGGCCCACCGACACCGATCATGCCAAGCCCACAAGACTCGTCCAATTCCG GGGGCGAGAACATGTACACACTGATGAAGCCGGTGGGCGGAGCGCTGGGGGCCGAGTTCCCTCTGCCCGCGGACCACGGCCCGGCGTCGCAGCACCTACCACAGCAGCCGGCCACTGAAG GGCTGGGGGGAGTCGAcggcatgaagtcgtcgcccgGAGGCGTGGGAGGGGGAGGGCCGGGAACTCCCCGGGAAGACTCTGGATCGGGAATGGGAGACTACAACTTAA GTTTCGGTGGCCCCGGCGGCGACCAAAACGACCAAACCGAATCGGCagcgattttgaaaataaaggaAAGCATGCAGGAGGAGGCCAAGAGATTCGAGAAAGATCCCGAACACCCGGACTATTTTATGCAGTGA
- the LOC124644061 gene encoding single-stranded DNA-binding protein 3 isoform X2 — protein sequence MYAKGKGSTVPSDAQAREKLALYVYEYLLHVGATKAAQTFLSEIRWEKNITLGEPPGFLHSWWCVFWDLYCAAPERRDTCEHSSEAKAFHDYGFVNSGYGVNGIGHNAGPAPPNDGMGGGGMPPGFFPNSPLRPSPPAPHPGSQPSPHGPQPQLMGTGQPFIGPWYSGGGPRGAVRMGMGNDFNGPPGQGMMGNSLERGGGGVLGGPRMTPPRPGMGPMSPGAYAAGMRGPPPQGPGMPPMGMGPRGAWAGGSGGGGGGGAAPLNYSGGSPGAYGAPPGSNGPPGPPTPIMPSPQDSSNSGLGGVDGMKSSPGGVGGGGPGTPREDSGSGMGDYNLSFGGPGGDQNDQTESAAILKIKESMQEEAKRFEKDPEHPDYFMQ from the exons ATGTATGCCAAGGGCAAGGGCTCTACGGTGCCTTCGGACGCTCAGGCTCGCGAGAAATTGGCGCTCTATGTGTACGAATACTTGCTTCATGTCGGTGCGACCAAAGCGGCTCAAACATTTTTGTCAGAAATACGATGGGAGAAGAATATAACACTGGGCGAGCCGCCCGGGTTCCTCCACTCGTGGTGGTGCGTGTTCTGGGACCTGTACTGTGCCGCGCCGGAGCGACGGGACACTTGTGAGCACTCATCAGAAGCGAAGGCTTTCCACGACTATGGTTTTGTCAATTCTGGTTATGGAGTCAACGGTATCGGACACAACGCCGGCCCGGCGCCGCCCAACGACG GCATGGGCGGCGGAGGCATGCCCCCCGGATTCTTCCCTAACTCTCCACTCCGACCGTCACCGCCAGCCCCGCATCCCGGATCTCAGCCATCTCCCCACGGACCACAACCACAGCTAATGGGCACTGGACAGCCGTTTATAGGACCTTGGTACTCCGGTGGAGGACCGAGAGGAGCCGTACGGATGGGCATGGGCAATGATTTTAATGGGCCTCCAG GTCAGGGCATGATGGGCAATTCTCtggagcggggcggcggcggcgtgctGGGCGGGCCGCGCATGACGCCGCCGCGGCCCGGCATGGGGCCCATGAGCCCGGGCGCCTACGCCGCCGGCATGCGCGGCCCGCCGCCACAGGGACCAG GTATGCCACCAATGGGTATGGGACCTCGAGGCGCGTGGGCCGGGGGCagcggtggcggcggcggcggcggtgcgGCCCCGCTGAACTACTCAGGGGGCTCTCCGGGCGCGTACGGGGCCCCGCCGGGCAGCAACGGGCCCCCGGGCCCACCGACACCGATCATGCCAAGCCCACAAGACTCGTCCAATTCCG GGCTGGGGGGAGTCGAcggcatgaagtcgtcgcccgGAGGCGTGGGAGGGGGAGGGCCGGGAACTCCCCGGGAAGACTCTGGATCGGGAATGGGAGACTACAACTTAA GTTTCGGTGGCCCCGGCGGCGACCAAAACGACCAAACCGAATCGGCagcgattttgaaaataaaggaAAGCATGCAGGAGGAGGCCAAGAGATTCGAGAAAGATCCCGAACACCCGGACTATTTTATGCAGTGA